The following are from one region of the Aspergillus chevalieri M1 DNA, chromosome 1, nearly complete sequence genome:
- the MDR1_1 gene encoding putative ABC multidrug transporter (COG:Q;~EggNog:ENOG410PGKJ;~InterPro:IPR017871,IPR027417,IPR003593,IPR011527, IPR003439,IPR036640;~PFAM:PF00005,PF00664;~TransMembrane:12 (i39-63o91-114i166-184o190-215i266-286o306-324i712-734o754-779i831-851o857-878i939-960o972-992i);~go_component: GO:0016021 - integral component of membrane [Evidence IEA];~go_function: GO:0005524 - ATP binding [Evidence IEA];~go_function: GO:0016887 - ATPase activity [Evidence IEA];~go_function: GO:0042626 - ATPase-coupled transmembrane transporter activity [Evidence IEA];~go_process: GO:0055085 - transmembrane transport [Evidence IEA]), with translation MAISLSQHEKDILTRQLANPPAQKIGFFSLYRYASKYDLVVLAVASLAAIVGGAALPVFTVLFGQLTSSFRKIATNAITFEDFNKELTDNVIYFIFLGAGELATISIATIGFIYTGDHVVQKIRIEYLRAILRQNIAFFDSMGSGEITTRITADTNLIQDGISEKVALALTGLSTFVTAFIIAYIKYWKLALVCTATLLALLAIMGAGSTGMLIFTKRALESSGRSGSLAEEILDAMRTVVAFDAQETLAKKYETLLKEAEGPGKMAQVAFAFMVGGLFCVMYLNYGLGFWMGSRFLVDDDDGVQVGEILTILMAIILGSYNLGNVAPNGQALGNAVAAASKLYSTIDRVSPIDPSSDEGERPEKVQGNFFLHRVSHVYPSRPEVLVTDDMTLSIPAGQTTAFVGPSGSGKSTIIGLLERFYSPISGKVFFDGRDIQTLNLRWLRQQISLVGQEPRLFATTIYENIRFGLLGSQFENESEEDIRHRIEDAARMAYAHEFIMNLPEQYETNLGSGGCSLSGGQKQRIAIARAVVKDPQILLLDEATSALDTKSEGIVQAALDRAAEGRTTIVIAHRLSTVKNAHNIVVLVNGHIVEQGSHKELVDSQGVYLDLVQAQRIEEIRQSMHLEKMTFFLDADSVKDCPSETDCSSYHSSLDEKKPRVRHSMLPDLEPEPEPTPPSTPEPKERHYYSLPELIKFIANFNRPEWPIMSLGLLASIAAGGIQPSQAVLFAKAVTTLTLPSTEYGKLRHDANFWSLMFLAVGIATFLLYSIQGTSFAYSSEKMIYRARTAAFRALLRQDIAFFDREENSTGALTTSLSAEIKHLTGISGVTLGTLLIVTVNLIASLTVALIMGWKLALVCISAVPVLLACGFLRIWLLDKLQTRARQAYQASASSACEAASAIRTVASLTMETEVLSSYRKQLQAQLRADIIPIIKSSVLYGASQALPFFCMALGFWYGGRLLGHHEYSLFTFYVCFSEVIFGSQAAGTVFSHAPDMGKAKNAATEFKRLFDSRPVTMKQKEKKRDQPVTSMKGAIEFCNVSFTYPTRPDQPILRNLNLTVKPGQYVALVGASGSGKSTTIAMLERFYDAVSGQVCVDGRDITRLDLGSYRSFLALVSQEPALFQGTIKENILLGRCGDEYVSDEMVIQACKDANIYDFIISLPQSFDTPVGNKGMMLSGGQKQRIAIARALIRDPKILLLDEATSALDSESEKVVQAALDAAARGRTTIAVAHRLSSIQRADVIYVLEQGEIVESGTHKELMRRGGRYCELVNLQSLG, from the exons ATGGCAATATCCCTCTCCCAACACGAGAAGGACATCCTCACCCGCCAACTCGCCAACCCCCCTGCCCAGAAAATTGGTTTCTTTTCGCTATACCGCTATGCGTCGAAGTACGATCTTGTTGTGCTGGCTGTCGCCAGTCTCGCCGCCATCGTCGGTGGTGCTGCACTTCCTGTTTTCACCGTGCTGTTCGGACAGTTGACCTCGAGTTTTCGAAAAATCGCAACTAACGCAATCACCTTTGAGGACTTTAACAAGGAGCTCACGGATAATGTGATTTATTTCATCTTCCTCGGAGCCGGCGAGCTCGCAACAATTTCCATAGCCACGATCGGATTTATCTATACCGGCGACCATGTTGTCCAGAAGATCCGAATCGAGTACCTCCGTGCCATTTTACGACAAAATATCGCTTTCTTCGACTCGATGGGCTCTGGGGAGATTACCACACGGATTACGGCCGATACGAATCTGATCCAAGATGGTATTTCGGAAAAGGTTGCGCTGGCATTGACCGGGTTGTCTACGTTCGTGACCGCATTCATCATCGCTTATATCAAATATTGGAAGCTGGCGCTCGTCTGCACGGCTACATTACTAGCCCTGCTGGCAATCATGGGCGCAGGCTCAACCGGTATGCTTATCTTTACGAAACGTGCCCTCGAAAGCTCTGGTCGCAGCGGTAGTTTGGCTGAGGAGATTCTCGACGCCATGCGGACGGTCGTCGCGTTCGATGCCCAGGAGACACTGGCAAAGAAATACGAGACTTTGCTCAAGGAAGCGGAAGGTCCAGGAAAAATGGCACAGGTTGCTTTCGCGTTTATGGTCGGCGGTCTGTTCTGTGTTATGTATCTCAACTACGGTCTAGGATTCTGGATGGGATCGCGCTTTCtggtggatgatgatgatggtgttcaGGTTGGCGAGATTCTCACCATTCTCATGGCTATCATCCTCGGTTCCTATAATCTGGGCAACGTCGCACCTAACGGTCAGGCGCTGGGTAATGCCGTCGCAGCTGCTTCAAAGCTCTACAGCACCATCGATCGTGTGTCACCTATCGATCCCTCCTCTGATGAAGGCGAAAGACCCGAAAAGGTCCAGGGGAATTTTTTCCTGCATCGCGTCAGCCATGTATATCCCTCCCGTCCTGAAGTCCTAGTCACGGACGACATGACCCTTTCCATTCCCGCCGGACAAACAACAGCCTTCGTCGGACCCTCTGGATCTGGGAAGAGCACCATCATCGGATTGCTCGAACGGTTCTATAGTCCCATTTCCGGAAAGGTCTTCTTCGACGGCCGCGATATCCAGACACTGAATCTCCGCTGGCTGAGACAGCAAATTTCCTTGGTTGGCCAGGAACCGCGCCTCTTCGCTACAACCATCTACGAGAATATCCGTTTCGGGCTACTAGGCTCGCAATTCGAGAACGAATCTGAGGAAGACATTCGACACCGTATTGAGGATGCCGCTCGTATGGCATACGCGCATGAATTCATAATGAACCTACCGGAACAATATGAGACCAACCTGGGTTCTGGTGGTTGTTCGCTGTCTGGTGGACAGAAGCAGCGTATTGCCATTGCCCGCGCGGTGGTCAAGGATCCGCAGATTCTGCTCTTGGACGAGGCTACATCTGCGCTTGACACCAAATCAGAAGGTATCGTGCAGGCGGCGCTGGATCGAGCAGCTGAGGGGCGGACGACAATTGTCATCGCGCATCGACTGTCCACTGTGAAGAACGCGCATAATATCGTCGTCCTTGTGAACGGGCACATTGTCGAACAGGGCTCGCATAAGGAACTTGTCGATTCACAAGGTGTCTATCTCGATTTAGTCCAAGCCCAACGGATAGAAGAGATCCGACAGTCGATGCATCTCGAGAAGATGACCTTTTTCCTCGACGCAGACTCGGTCAAAGACTGTCCATCTGAAACCGATTGCTCTTCTTACCATTCGAGTCTTGATGAGAAAAAGCCGCGAGTGCGACATTCAATGCTGCCCGATCTCGAGCCTGAGCCCGAGCCAACACCACCATCGACCCCGGAGCCAAAAGAACGACACTACTACTCTCTTCCTGAATTGATCAAGTTTATAGCCAACTTCAATCGCCCCGAGTGGCCTATAATGAGTCTTGGTCTCCTCGCATCGATCGCAGCTGGAGGTATCCAGCCTTCGCAAGCCGTATTGTTCGCCAAAGCAGTCACCACGCTGACCCTGCCGTCAACGGAGTATGGCAAGCTGCGCCACGACGCCAATTTCTGGTCCCTTATGTTCTTGGCTGTTGGTATTGCCACCTTCCTCTTGTACAGTATTCAGGGGACATCCTTTGCGTATTCTTCAGAGAAGATGATTTATCGCGCACGCACAGCTGCATTCCGTGCTCTGCTTAGACAGGACATTGCCTTCTTCGACCGTGAGGAAAATTCTACCGGCGCGCTGACCACGTCGCTATCAGCTGAGATCAAGCACCTCACTGGTATCAGCGGCGTTACACTTGGTACATTGTTAATCGTTACCGTGAACCTCATCGCCTCCCTAACCGTGGCGCTAATTATGGGCTGGAAACTAGCCCTCGTCTGCATCTCCGCCGTGCCTGTCCTTCTTGCCTGCGGATTCCTCCGAATATGGCTGCTCGACAAACTGCAAACACGCGCCAGACAGGCATACCAAGCCTCTGCCAGTTCAGCCTGCGAGGCTGCTTCCGCTATCCGCACTGTGGCCTCGTTGACCATGGAAACAGAGGTGCTGTCCTCCTACCGCAAGCAATTGCAAGCTCAGCTCCGCGCAGATATCATCCCGATTATCAAATCGTCAGTGTTGTACGGAGCATCCCAAGCATTGCCATTCTTCTGCATGGCGCTGGGATTCTGGTATGGTGGACGACTATTGGGACATCATGAGTACTCACTATTCACGTTTTACGTCTGTTTCAGCGAGGTAATTTTTGGCTCCCAAGCGGCGGGAACTGTATTCTCGCATGCACCGGATATGGGCAAGGCGAAGAACGCCGCGACTGAGTTCAAGCGTCTCTTCGACTCGAGACCGGTCACTATGAagcagaaggagaagaaacgCGATCAGCCGGTTACGTCCATGAAGGGTGCCATTGAATTCTGCAATGTCTCCTTCACTTATCCTACCCGTCCTGACCAGCCTATTCTGCGAAATCTGAATTTGACAGTTAAGCCGGGGCAATATGTCGCTTTGGTCGGAGCCAGTGGTAGTGGAAAGAGCACGACTATCGCCATGCTTGAACGATTTTATGATGCGGTCTCCGGACAGGTCTGTGTTGATGGCCGGGACATCACTCGTCTGGACCTTGGATCATACCGAAGTTTCCTAGCGCTGGTCAGCCAGGAGCCAGCATTGTTCCAAGGCACGATCAAGGAGAATATCCTCTTGGGCCGATGCGGTGATGAATATGTGTCAGATGAGATGGTAATCCAAGCGTGCAAGGACGCGAATATCTACGACTTTATCATCTCGCTTCC GCAATCTTTCGACACCCCCGTCGGAAACAAAGGCATGATGCTCTCCGGTGGCCAAAAGCAACGTATCGCCATCGCCCGTGCCCTCATCCGCGACCCTaaaatcctcctcctcgacgaAGCCACCTCAGCCCTCGATTCCGAGTCCGAGAAAGTCGTGCAGGCGGCGCTGGACGCTGCTGCTCGCGGACGGACGACAATTGCCGTTGCGCATCGGTTGAGTAGCATTCAGCGCGCGGATGTGATATATGTTCTTGAACAAGGCGAGATTGTTGAGTCAGGAACGCATAAAGagttgatgaggaggggaggcAGGTATTGCGAGTTGGTCAATTTGCAGAGTTTGGGATGA
- a CDS encoding acyl-CoA thioesterase (COG:S;~EggNog:ENOG410PGVV;~InterPro:IPR029069;~PFAM:PF13279) → MIFLLALGVVAFLFLNIKVLPGAWHVRVLWGIYKQTTAPTVRREIDSKKDTKPLFKYLTTTTRAAFLECDYNGHKSNSTYFTDLDINRTQLLCRLFKLVLSASHYDRTKRNKHLKIALGSTCCVFRKEIQPLQEVDIWSRVLSWDEKWVYLVSYFVRGESGEKGGVPREQDILASAIGRYVFKDGKKTVQPIEALRDCKLLPLESDPDWEEYEAERVKGMQIGGLLAGLGNLPEVFCPDSGCLN, encoded by the coding sequence ATGATCTTCCTCTTGGCCCTCGGGGTCGttgcttttctctttctcaatATCAAAGTCCTTCCCGGGGCATGGCACGTCCGCGTCCTCTGGGGTATATACAAGCAAACCACTGCCCCGACCGTTCGCAGGGAGATAGACAGCAAGAAAGATACCAAGCCGCTCTTCAAATATctaaccaccaccacccgcGCCGCGTTCTTGGAATGCGACTACAACGGCCATAAGTCGAACAGCACGTACTTCACCGACCTCGACATCAACCGCACCCAACTTCTCTGTCGGCTATTCAAGCTTGTTCTCTCAGCATCGCACTATGACCGCACAAAACGGAATAAACATCTCAAAATCGCACTAGGCAGTACCTGCTGCGTGTTCCGAAAAGAGATCCAGCCATTGCAGGAGGTTGATATTTGGTCAAGGGTATTGAGCTGGGATGAGAAATGGGTATATCTTGTTAGTTATTTTGTCCGGGGGGAGTCCGGGGAAAAGGGTGGAGTGCCCCGGGAACAGGATATCCTGGCCTCGGCGATTGGGCGATATGTTTTCAAAGACGGAAAAAAGACGGTACAGCCGATTGAGGCATTGAGGGATTGTAAACTCCTGCCGTTAGAGTCTGATCCAGACTGGGAAGAGTATGAAGCTGAGCGTGTCAAGGGTATGCAAATCGGGGGTCTGTTGGCTGGTTTGGGGAATTTGCCCGAGGTGTTCTGTCCGGATTCTGGGTGTCTGAATTAG
- the BRX1 gene encoding ribosome biogenesis protein BRX1 (COG:J;~EggNog:ENOG410PGS3;~InterPro:IPR007109,IPR026532;~PFAM:PF04427): MAAVYKTVSKKNARRAEAEEDSEDLEMEDFIDDADDTSSEEEDEDEDEDEQEDGQTLSSAQKQLASGMMPKTRVLMLTSRGVTYRHRHLLADLAGLLPHTYKETKLDSKKKQAGYNLLLNSLADLHSCNVIFFLEARKRGQDLYLWLSRPPNGPTIRFHVNNLHTMGELNAGFSGNCLKGGRGIVVFDRSFDEQGPVMHGQPGTEYRSLIREMLRGVFCVPKRGVKGMKPFVDRIIGIFGVDGKIWIRVYEVREAEGDNRNKEGPEVSLVEIGPRFVLTPIVILEGSFGGPVIYENKEYVSPNQVRREVRMSKASRYGQRRDTTTERVTKRTTLGLNEEAGVKPSALDTKKIFS; this comes from the exons ATGGCAGCCGTTTATAAAACAGTATCCAAGAAAAACGCGCGGCGCGCCGAGGCCGAGGAGGACTCGGAGGATCTCGAAATGGAGGACTTCATCGATGATGCCGACGACACTAgcagcgaggaagaagatgaggatgaggatgaggatgagcaGGAAGATGGACAGACTTTGAGCTCTGCGCAAAAGCAGCTGGCTTCTGGAATGATGCCCAAGACTCGGGTTTTGATGTTGACTTCGCGGGGTGTTACATATCG TCACCGACATCTTCTGGCAGACCTCGCCGGCCTCCTCCCCCATACCTACAAAGAAACCAAGCTCGACtccaaaaagaaacaagcCGGATACAACCTCCTTCTGAACTCCCTCGCAGATCTCCATTCCTGCAATGTTATCTTCTTCCTGGAAGCCCGCAAGCGCGGTCAAGACCTTTACCTCTGGCTCTCGCGCCCCCCGAACGGTCCTACGATCCGCTTCCACGTGAACAACTTGCACACCATGGGTGAGCTGAACGCGGGCTTCAGCGGGAACTGCCTCAAGGGTGGTCGCGGAATTGTCGTGTTCGACCGCTCGTTCGATGAGCAGGGACCTGTTATGCACGGCCAGCCAGGGACGGAGTACCGTTCGCTGATCCGGGAGATGCTCCGTGGTGTGTTCTGTGTGCCGAAGCGGGGTGTCAAAGGCATGAAGCCGTTTGTTGACCGGATTATCGGTATTTTCGGTGTTGATGGGAAGATCTGGATCCGGGTGTATGAAGTCCGTGAGGCGGAGGGTGACAACAGGAACAAGGAGGGCCCCGAAGTTTCGCTTGTTGAAATTGGTCCTCGTTTCGTTCTTACCCCGATTGTTATTCTCGAGGGTAGCTTCGGTGGTCCGGTTATTTACGAGAACAAGGAGTACGTCAGCCCCAACCAGGTGCGTCGCGAGGTCCGTATGAGCAAGGCTTCTCGGTACGGTCAGCGTCGCGATACCACGACGGAGCGGGTGACCAAGCGGACGACCTTGGGATTGAACGAGGAGGCGGGCGTCAAGCCAAGTGCGTTGGATACCAAGAAGATTTTCTCATAA
- the RAB11A gene encoding Rab family GTPase (BUSCO:EOG09264HHW;~COG:U;~EggNog:ENOG410PJC3;~InterPro:IPR005225,IPR001806,IPR027417;~PFAM:PF00025,PF08477,PF00071,PF01926;~go_function: GO:0003924 - GTPase activity [Evidence IEA];~go_function: GO:0005525 - GTP binding [Evidence IEA]), whose product MANDEYDFLFKVVLIGDSGVGKSNLLSRFTRNEFNLDSKSTIGVEFATRSIQVDSKTIKAQIWDTAGQERYRAITSAYYRGAVGALLVYDISKHQTYENVNRWLKELRDHADSNIVIMLVGNKSDLRHLRAVPTEEAKQFASENNLSFIETSALDASNVELAFQNILTEIYRIVSSKALEGDSPQNPLGERRQVVNISESQNSEQKQGCC is encoded by the exons ATGGCTAACGACGAATACGAC TTTCTCTTCAAGG TGGTGTTGATCGGAGATTCGGGTGTCGGAAAGTCCAACCTGTTGAGCCGTTTCACCCGTAACGAGTTCAACCTGGACTCCAAGTCGACTATCGGTGTCGAATTCGCTACCCGTTCCATCCAGGTCGATTCCAAGACGATCAAGGCTCAGATTTGGGATACTGCTGGTCAGGAACGTTACCGGGCGATTACCTCAGCCTACTATCGTGGCGCGGTCGGCGCTCTCCTCGTTTACGATATTAGCAAACATCAGACCTACGAGAATGTCAACCGGTGGTTGAAGGAGTTGCGGGATCACGCCGATTCCAACATCGTCATCATGCTGGTCGGAAACAAGAGCGATTTGAGACACCTGCGGGCAGTGCCCACGGAAGAGGCCAAGCAGTTTGCGA GCGAGAACAACTTGTCGTTCATCGAGACCTCTGCCCTTGACGCCAGCAATGTCGAACTTGCCTTCCAGAACATTCTGACAG AAATCTACCGTATCGTCTCCAGCAAGGCGCTCGAGGGTGACTCGCCCCAGAACCCGCTCGGGGAACGTCGCCAGGTCGTCAACATTAGCGAGTCGCAGAATTCGGAGCAGAAGCAGGGCTGCTGTTAA
- a CDS encoding uncharacterized protein (COG:Q;~EggNog:ENOG410Q1HP;~InterPro:IPR001128,IPR002401,IPR036396;~PFAM:PF00067;~SECRETED:SignalP(1-17);~go_function: GO:0005506 - iron ion binding [Evidence IEA];~go_function: GO:0016705 - oxidoreductase activity, acting on paired donors, with incorporation or reduction of molecular oxygen [Evidence IEA];~go_function: GO:0020037 - heme binding [Evidence IEA];~go_process: GO:0055114 - oxidation-reduction process [Evidence IEA]), with protein MIAAIILIPCLVLLGFALTPKGPIMKCVPGSWTDLLLAGFGTKFAFLRGRSAHHFNDLHLKYGKIARFAPGQATTNTVKALRNIYASVGKGSVFLKSPFYKGISRRNIFTAQDPAYHATVRKLFSPSLSPGSVQAHEGVIRDCVLRLHDTLKARLQRSDTLVLNDLYYCHAVDTVSEVLLGKSLGCLNRGRPYFWTEQLPRIFYWATIRDQFQGSGVPTVIKWLLRRFLRKGIRTRAEDARMRLINEQLRTQHTRRDMMVEIMERAQTTDLPETEIAENFSAIMLAGFHTTQNALCAAIYFVLTHPEAHAKLKAELDNIYSFPKDIDGQVQKLPYLNAVITEAMRLYPPVPVGGPRVSPGAYVDGTYIPAGTEICTSLFALHHNPEYFNAPYEFIPERWTDPSNTDRKEGVQAFLVGSRSCIAKYFAMQMMQFSLGAFFLDFDGEYVGCVKDWQRQSECYAFWEVPDLRVKMTTRE; from the exons ATGATTGCTGCTATTATCTTG ATCCCATGCCTGGTACTGTTGGGCTTCGCGCTCACGCCAAAGGGCCCTATCATGAAGTGTGTCCCTGGTAGCTGGACTGATCTTCTTCTTGCCGGT TTCGGTACCAAATTTGCCTTCCTTCGCGGCCGCAGTGCCCATCATTTCAACGACTTGCATTTAAAATACG GAAAAATCGCCCGCTTCGCCCCTGGTCAAGCAACGACGAACACCGTCAAAGCCCTTCGCAATATCTACGCTTCTGTCGGCAAAGGCAGCGTCTTCCTCAAATCTCCCTTCTATAAAGGAATCTCCCGCCGGAACATCTTCACAGCTCAGGATCCAGCATACCACGCCACCGTGCGCAAGCTTTTCAGTCCATCTTTGAGCCCGGGCAGCGTGCAAGCGCACGAGGGAGTCATTCGTGATTGTGTGCTCCGTTTGCACGACACCCTGAAAGCTAGACTCCAGCGCAGTGACACACTTGTTCTGAACGACCTGTACTATTGCCATGCGGTGGATACGGTTTCCGAAGTGCTTCTCGGCAAATCGCTGGGTTGTTTGAACCGAGGACGGCCCTACTTCTGGACTGAGCAACTGCCGCGAATCTTCTACTGGGCCACTATCAGGGACCAATTCCAGGGCTCAGGAGTGCCCACGGTGATCAAGTGGCTTTTGCGCAGATTCCTTCGCAAGGGTATCCGAACTAGGGCCGAAGATGCCCGTATGCGTCTGATTAATGA GCAACTCCGAACCCAACACACAAGGCGGGACATGATGGTCGAGATCATGGAACGAGCACAAACCACCGATCTGCCCGAAACCGAAATTGCTGAAAACTTTTCCGCCATTATGTTGGCTGGCTTCCACACGACCCAGAATGCGCTTTGTGCGGCGATCTACTTTGTCCTGACCCACCCGGAGGCCCATGCCAAGCTGAAGGCGGAGTTGGACAACATCTATTCCTTCCCGAAGGACATTGATGGGCAGGTTCAGAAGCTTCCGTACTTGAATGCGGTAATCACCGAGGCCATGCGGTTGTACCCACCCGTGCCGGTGGGAGGACCCCGTGTGTCTCCCGGAGCATATGTGGATGGCACCTATATTCCGGCCGGA ACTGAAATTTGCACCTCTCTGTTTGCCCTCCACCACAACCCCGAATACTTCAACGCCCCATACGAGTTCATCCCTGAGCGCTGGACAGACCCCAGCAACACTGACCGCAAAGAAGGGGTGCAGGCATTCCTGGTCGGTAGCAGATCGTGCATTGCCAAGTACTTTGCGATGCAGATGATGCAGTTCTCGCTGGGGGCGTTCTTCCTGGATTTCGATGGCGAGTATGTCGGTTGTGTCAAGGACTGGCAGCGACAGAGCGAGTGCTACGCCTTCTGGGAGGTTCCTGACCTGCGGGTCAAGATGACTACACGGGAGTAA
- a CDS encoding F-box protein (COG:S;~EggNog:ENOG410PFGH) has protein sequence MQFKTLPTELLIHIYLSSSSITDILALASTCRRFHRILNANASNKLQILYTVASSEFSPIDDIIQLITQNESQPVHIRREAPLSFPLLKQIAVVGKVARKWEIIYPFKKWKVDYENRRLLSNDEKWRVRRAVYRLWLYTRAFHTRSDRYTRNLRPVVLERARLLHNWSNEELAEIEDLRGVVHDVVRNHICPSNGTIERKFRKRFPAVNGQLTFNFLPMPGEVKPAGYYTTDQYFYAHPTDSVKYRSRFRNDIFHDPGYEGWGDEIPHYYVVEDMMKLDPRQVLWLREHAPLKEQVEAYIEALGEWFRNNGETFGETLAWVMLERGEDVENFRAAIYNRDMGIV, from the coding sequence ATGCAATTCAAAACTCTCCCAACCGAACTCCTCATCCACATCTACCTCTCGTCCTCCTCAATAACCGACATCCTCGCCCTCGCTTCCACCTGCCGCCGCTTCCACCGCATCCTCAACGCAAACGCCTCCAACAAACTCCAAATCCTCTACACCGTCGCCTCTTCCGAATTCTCCCCAATAGACGACATAATCCAGCTGATCACGCAGAACGAGTCTCAGCCAGTACATATCCGGCGCGAAGCACCCTTGTCGTTTCCGCTACTCAAGCAGATCGCGGTGGTCGGGAAAGTGGCAAGGAAGTGGGAGATTATCTACCCGTTCAAGAAATGGAAGGTTGATTATGAGAACCGGCGGTTATTAAGCAATGATGAGAAATGGAGGGTGCGACGCGCGGTGTATCGGTTGTGGTTGTATACTCGCGCGTTCCACACGAGGTCTGATCGGTATACGCGGAACTTGAGGCCTGTGGTCCTTGAACGCGCGCGGTTACTGCATAACTGGTCAAATGAAGAGTTAGCGGAGATTGAAGATCTGCGGGGTGTTGTGCACGATGTTGTGCGGAACCATATATGTCCTAGTAATGGGACGATTGAGAGGAAGTTTCGGAAGAGGTTTCCTGCTGTAAATGGGCAGTTGACGTTCAACTTTCTCCCGATGCCGGGGGAGGTTAAGCCTGCGGGGTATTATACTACGGATCAGTATTTCTACGCACATCCCACGGACTCGGTGAAATACCGCTCTCGCTTCCGGAATGACATCTTCCACGACCCCGGGTACGAAGGCTGGGGCGATGAGATACCGCATTACTACGTGGTCGAGGATATGATGAAGTTGGACCCCAGGCAGGTGCTGTGGCTACGGGAACATGCGCCGTTGAAGGAGCAGGTGGAGGCATATATTGAGGCGTTGGGGGAGTGGTTCCGGAATAACGGGGAGACGTTTGGAGAGACGTTGGCGTGGGTTATGCTTGAGAGAGGGGAAGATGTGGAGAATTTCAGGGCTGCTATTTACAATAGAGATATGGGAATTGTTTAG